One window from the genome of Helicobacter pylori encodes:
- a CDS encoding amino acid ABC transporter permease, whose protein sequence is MALDWDFMFHSIPMFLKGLELTLYISFFGILLSLLVGFLCAIVLYFKTHFISPIVYIYGEIARNTPLLIQLFFLYYGLNEIGLSALECAILALGFLGGGYMSQSFLLGFKSLASIQRESALSLGFSPLKMMYYIILPQSLSVSMPSIGANVIFLLKETSVVGAIALTDIMFVAKDFIGIYYKTTESLLMLSLTYLIALLPLSVLFVILERSFKKKVA, encoded by the coding sequence ATGGCATTAGATTGGGATTTTATGTTTCACTCCATCCCTATGTTTCTTAAGGGGTTAGAACTCACGCTTTATATTTCTTTTTTTGGGATTTTACTCTCTCTTTTGGTGGGGTTTTTGTGCGCGATCGTTTTGTATTTTAAAACGCATTTCATCTCTCCTATCGTCTATATCTATGGCGAAATCGCTAGGAACACGCCCCTACTCATCCAGCTTTTCTTTTTGTATTACGGGTTGAATGAAATCGGTTTGAGCGCTTTAGAATGCGCGATTTTAGCGTTAGGGTTTTTGGGTGGGGGGTATATGAGTCAAAGTTTTTTGCTTGGGTTTAAGAGCTTGGCTTCCATTCAAAGAGAAAGCGCTTTGAGTTTAGGGTTTAGCCCTTTGAAAATGATGTATTATATTATTCTGCCTCAAAGTTTAAGCGTTTCTATGCCTTCTATAGGGGCGAATGTGATTTTTTTACTCAAAGAAACTTCGGTAGTGGGCGCGATAGCCCTAACCGATATCATGTTTGTGGCGAAAGATTTTATTGGCATTTATTATAAAACGACTGAAAGCCTTTTGATGTTAAGCCTCACTTATTTGATCGCTTTGCTCCCTTTAAGCGTTTTGTTTGTGATCTTAGAGCGTTCTTTTAAAAAGAAAGTGGCTTAA
- a CDS encoding amino acid ABC transporter permease (The N-terminal region of this protein, as described by TIGR01726, is a three transmembrane segment that identifies a subfamily of ABC transporter permease subunits, which specificities that include histidine, arginine, glutamine, glutamate, L-cystine (sic), the opines (in Agrobacterium) octopine and nopaline, etc.), translating into MGVLLELDNLKRLLEGFETTLLIALSSAMISIIIGMLLGSLMAFGSKIMVLACRVYLESIRIIPLLAWLFIVYFGLASWFDLHISAVLASIIVFSLWGGAEMMDLTRGVLTSVSKHQIESALALGLDSKKVIFNIIFPQSFLSLLPSSLNLFTRMIKTTALVSLIGAIDLLKVGQQIIELNLLRMPNASFVVYGVILMFYFSLCYSLSLYSSYLEKKFQYIRG; encoded by the coding sequence ATGGGAGTTTTGTTAGAGTTAGACAACCTTAAGCGTTTGTTAGAAGGGTTTGAAACCACGCTTTTAATCGCTCTTAGCTCTGCAATGATTTCAATCATTATTGGAATGCTTTTAGGGAGTTTGATGGCGTTTGGCTCTAAAATAATGGTTTTAGCGTGTCGTGTGTATTTAGAAAGCATTCGCATTATCCCGCTTTTAGCATGGCTTTTTATTGTGTATTTCGGGTTAGCGAGCTGGTTTGATTTGCATATTAGCGCGGTTTTGGCAAGCATCATTGTTTTTAGCTTGTGGGGTGGCGCTGAAATGATGGATTTAACTAGAGGGGTTTTAACTTCCGTGAGCAAACACCAAATAGAAAGCGCTCTAGCCTTAGGCTTAGATTCAAAAAAGGTGATTTTTAATATTATTTTCCCTCAAAGCTTTTTGTCTTTATTGCCCTCAAGCCTTAATTTATTCACACGCATGATTAAAACCACAGCCTTAGTCTCTCTCATTGGAGCGATTGATTTGTTAAAAGTGGGCCAGCAAATCATAGAGCTTAACCTCTTACGCATGCCCAATGCGAGCTTTGTGGTTTATGGCGTTATCTTAATGTTTTATTTTAGTTTATGCTATAGTTTGAGCCTGTATAGTTCCTATTTAGAAAAAAAATTCCAATACATTAGAGGGTAA
- a CDS encoding amino acid ABC transporter ATP-binding protein has translation MSAILETKGLKKTYQSHLVLDGINFTLNKGEVAVILGPSGCGKSTFLKCLNGLEKIDEGEILFENANLNTPATNWNQMRQKIGMVFQNYELFPHLNVLDNILLAPLKVQKRSKDEIISQAVELLKRVGLEHKQQAYPKELSGGQKQRVAIVRSLCMRPKIMLFDEVTASLDPEMVKEVLEVILELATTGMSMVIVTHEMKFAQKIAHKIVFFDSGKIAEENSAKEFFNHPKSQRAQKFLETFHFLGSC, from the coding sequence ATGAGCGCGATTTTAGAAACCAAAGGGTTAAAAAAAACCTATCAAAGCCATTTGGTTTTAGACGGCATTAATTTCACTTTAAATAAGGGTGAAGTGGCAGTGATTTTAGGGCCTAGCGGGTGCGGGAAAAGCACTTTTTTAAAGTGTTTGAACGGGCTTGAAAAGATTGATGAAGGTGAAATCCTTTTTGAAAACGCTAACCTTAATACGCCAGCCACTAACTGGAATCAAATGCGCCAAAAAATAGGCATGGTGTTTCAAAATTATGAATTGTTCCCGCATTTAAATGTGTTAGATAATATCTTACTCGCTCCTTTAAAAGTGCAAAAACGATCCAAAGATGAGATCATTTCTCAAGCCGTAGAGCTTTTAAAGCGAGTGGGTTTGGAGCATAAACAACAAGCTTACCCTAAAGAATTGAGCGGCGGGCAAAAACAACGAGTAGCGATCGTGCGTTCTTTGTGCATGCGGCCAAAAATCATGCTTTTTGATGAAGTAACCGCCTCATTAGACCCTGAAATGGTTAAAGAAGTTTTAGAAGTGATTTTAGAGTTAGCCACAACGGGCATGAGCATGGTGATTGTAACGCATGAAATGAAATTCGCACAAAAAATCGCTCATAAAATCGTGTTTTTTGATAGCGGTAAAATCGCTGAAGAAAACAGCGCTAAAGAATTTTTTAACCACCCGAAATCTCAAAGAGCACAAAAATTTTTAGAAACTTTCCATTTTTTAGGGAGCTGTTAA
- a CDS encoding transporter substrate-binding domain-containing protein, translated as MKTNGLFKMWGLFLVLIALVFNACSDSHKEKKDALEVIKQRGVLKVGVFSDKPPFGSVDSKGKYQGYDVVIAKRMALDLLGDENKIEFIPVEASARVEFLKANKVDIIMANFTRTKEREKVVDFAKPYMKVALGVISKDGVIKNIEELKDKELIVNKGTTADFYFTKNYPNIKLLKFEQNTETFLALLNNKATALAHDNTLLLAWAKQHPEFKLGITSLGDKDVIAPAIKKGNPKLLEWLNNEIDSLISSDFLKEAYKETLEPVYGDEIKPEEIIFE; from the coding sequence ATGAAAACGAACGGGCTTTTTAAAATGTGGGGGCTATTTTTAGTTTTAATCGCTTTAGTCTTTAATGCATGTTCTGATAGCCATAAAGAAAAAAAGGACGCTTTAGAAGTCATTAAACAAAGAGGGGTTTTAAAAGTGGGGGTTTTTAGCGATAAGCCTCCTTTTGGATCTGTGGATTCTAAAGGGAAATATCAAGGCTATGATGTAGTCATTGCTAAACGCATGGCCCTTGATTTATTGGGCGATGAAAATAAGATTGAGTTTATTCCTGTAGAAGCTTCAGCTAGGGTGGAATTTTTAAAAGCCAATAAAGTGGATATTATCATGGCTAATTTCACGCGCACCAAAGAAAGAGAAAAAGTCGTGGATTTCGCTAAGCCGTATATGAAAGTCGCTTTAGGGGTGATTTCTAAAGATGGGGTCATTAAAAACATAGAAGAATTGAAAGATAAAGAGTTGATTGTGAATAAAGGCACGACAGCGGATTTTTATTTCACTAAAAATTACCCCAATATCAAACTTTTGAAATTTGAGCAAAACACAGAGACTTTTTTAGCCCTTTTAAACAATAAGGCTACCGCTCTAGCCCATGACAACACTTTGTTGCTCGCTTGGGCGAAACAACACCCTGAGTTTAAATTAGGCATTACAAGCCTTGGCGATAAAGATGTGATCGCTCCAGCGATTAAAAAAGGCAACCCTAAGCTTTTAGAATGGTTGAATAACGAGATTGATTCCCTCATTTCTAGCGACTTTTTAAAAGAAGCTTACAAGGAAACTTTAGAGCCTGTTTATGGCGATGAAATCAAACCGGAAGAAATTATTTTTGAATGA
- a CDS encoding sugar MFS transporter, whose product MQKTSNTLALGSLTALFFLMGFITVLNDILIPHLKPIFDLTYFEASLIQFCFFGAYFIMGGVFGNVISKIGYPFGVVLGFVITATGCALFYPAAHFGSYGFFLGALFILASGIVCLQTAGNPFVTLLSKGKEARNLVLVQAFNSLGTTLGPIFGSLLIFSTTKMGDNASLIDKLADAKSVQMPYLGLAVFSLLLALIMYLLKLPDVEKEMPKETTQKSLFSHKHFVFGALGIFFYVGGEVAIGSFLVLSFEKLLNLDPQSSAHYLVYYWGGAMVGRFLGSVLMNKIAPNKYLAFNALSSIVLIALAIIVGGKIALFALTFVGFFNSIMFPTIFSLATLNLGHLTSKASGVISMAIVGGALIPPIQGAVTDMLTATESNLLYAYGVPLLCYFYILFFALKGYKQEENS is encoded by the coding sequence ATGCAAAAAACTTCTAACACTTTGGCGCTGGGGAGTTTGACAGCGCTATTCTTTCTAATGGGTTTTATCACGGTTTTAAACGACATTTTAATCCCACACTTAAAGCCCATTTTTGACTTGACCTATTTTGAAGCTTCGCTCATTCAATTTTGCTTTTTTGGGGCGTATTTCATCATGGGAGGCGTTTTTGGGAATGTGATCAGTAAAATCGGCTACCCTTTTGGCGTGGTGCTTGGTTTTGTGATCACAGCGACTGGGTGCGCGTTGTTTTACCCAGCGGCGCATTTTGGCTCTTACGGGTTTTTTTTAGGAGCGTTGTTTATTTTAGCGAGCGGGATTGTGTGCTTGCAAACCGCTGGTAATCCCTTTGTAACCTTGCTTTCTAAAGGTAAAGAAGCCAGAAACCTGGTTTTAGTCCAGGCGTTCAATTCGCTTGGCACAACTTTAGGGCCTATTTTTGGGAGCTTGTTGATTTTTAGCACGACTAAAATGGGCGATAATGCAAGTTTGATAGACAAATTAGCGGACGCTAAAAGCGTTCAAATGCCTTATTTGGGCTTGGCGGTGTTTTCGCTTCTTTTAGCGCTCATCATGTATCTTTTGAAATTGCCTGATGTGGAAAAAGAAATGCCCAAAGAAACGACGCAAAAAAGCCTGTTTTCGCACAAACACTTTGTTTTTGGGGCTTTAGGGATCTTTTTTTATGTGGGCGGAGAAGTGGCGATTGGCTCATTCTTGGTGCTAAGCTTTGAAAAGCTTTTGAATTTAGACCCTCAATCAAGCGCGCATTACTTGGTGTATTATTGGGGAGGCGCGATGGTGGGCCGTTTCTTAGGCAGTGTTTTGATGAATAAAATTGCCCCTAATAAATACCTGGCTTTCAACGCCTTAAGTTCTATCGTGCTTATCGCTTTAGCCATTATCGTTGGAGGCAAGATCGCTTTATTCGCTCTGACTTTTGTGGGCTTTTTCAACTCTATCATGTTCCCTACCATCTTTTCTTTGGCTACGCTCAATTTGGGGCATCTCACTTCTAAGGCTTCTGGAGTGATTAGCATGGCGATTGTGGGAGGGGCGTTAATCCCCCCCATTCAAGGTGCGGTTACAGACATGCTAACAGCGACCGAATCAAATTTGCTCTACGCTTATGGTGTGCCGTTATTGTGCTATTTTTATATCCTCTTCTTTGCGCTTAAAGGGTATAAGCAAGAAGAAAACTCCTAA
- a CDS encoding NCS2 family permease codes for MGFFKLKEHNTNIATEFRAGLTTFITMIYIVPLNALILSHANMPYEALLSATAIITILSSVFNGLWANTPIAMSVGLGLSAYFSFGLVQGLKLPWQSALGIVALSGAIFVILSFTKFRSWVMRSIPSDLRRAVSAGIGAFIAFIGLKEMHIVVTHKATLVTLGDFGDPHVLLGVVGIILTFALYTLKIRGSFIIAVLITSILAWVLKLAPYPSEFFSMPASIGPIAFQLDFKGIFFDASGAFTLALVPVIITFFVTDLFDSLGTLAGIGHKTDFFNDEEKNKELEKTLEADAVASLGSAVVGVSTTTAFIESASGVEEGGRTGLTAVFTGLFFVLTLFCLPLLKAIPGNAIYPVLVVVGVLMFSVLEGVNFKDMAISVSTFLTVVMMPLTFSIADGLAFGFLSYGIIKLVQKDFKALNSGIIILCIISVSVFIFR; via the coding sequence ATGGGGTTTTTCAAGCTTAAAGAACACAACACGAACATTGCCACCGAGTTTAGAGCGGGTTTAACGACCTTTATCACCATGATTTACATCGTGCCCTTAAACGCTCTTATCCTTTCTCACGCCAACATGCCTTATGAAGCCCTTTTAAGTGCGACTGCCATTATCACTATCTTATCGAGCGTGTTTAACGGGTTATGGGCAAACACCCCCATCGCTATGAGCGTGGGCTTAGGGTTGTCAGCTTATTTTAGCTTCGGGTTGGTTCAAGGGCTAAAACTCCCTTGGCAGAGCGCTTTAGGCATCGTAGCGCTCTCTGGAGCGATTTTTGTGATTTTGTCTTTCACTAAATTTAGAAGTTGGGTCATGCGAAGCATTCCTAGCGATTTAAGGCGTGCGGTGAGCGCGGGGATAGGGGCTTTTATCGCATTCATTGGCCTTAAAGAAATGCATATTGTCGTTACCCATAAGGCTACGCTTGTAACCTTAGGCGATTTTGGCGATCCGCATGTGTTATTGGGGGTTGTGGGGATCATTCTAACTTTCGCGCTCTACACGCTCAAAATCAGGGGTTCTTTCATTATAGCAGTCTTAATCACTTCCATTCTCGCATGGGTTTTAAAGCTAGCCCCTTACCCTAGCGAATTTTTTTCCATGCCCGCTAGCATTGGCCCTATCGCCTTTCAATTAGACTTTAAGGGCATTTTTTTTGATGCGAGTGGGGCTTTCACTTTAGCGTTAGTGCCAGTCATCATCACTTTTTTTGTAACCGATTTGTTTGATTCTTTAGGCACGCTTGCAGGGATTGGCCACAAGACTGATTTTTTCAATGATGAAGAAAAAAATAAGGAATTGGAAAAGACTTTGGAAGCGGATGCGGTGGCTTCTTTAGGGAGCGCGGTGGTGGGCGTTTCTACCACGACCGCTTTTATAGAAAGCGCGAGTGGGGTTGAAGAGGGGGGACGCACAGGGCTTACAGCGGTTTTTACCGGGCTATTTTTTGTTTTAACGCTCTTTTGCTTGCCTCTTTTAAAAGCCATTCCTGGCAATGCGATTTATCCGGTACTAGTGGTAGTAGGGGTTTTGATGTTTAGCGTGTTAGAGGGGGTGAATTTTAAAGACATGGCCATTAGCGTCTCCACTTTTTTAACCGTGGTGATGATGCCTTTAACTTTCTCCATTGCCGATGGCTTAGCCTTTGGCTTTTTGTCTTATGGTATCATCAAATTGGTTCAAAAAGACTTCAAAGCGCTCAATTCAGGCATCATCATTCTCTGCATCATTTCTGTTTCTGTATTTATCTTTCGTTAA
- a CDS encoding outer membrane protein: MKKTKKTILLSLTLASSLLHAEDNGVFLSVGYQIGEAVQKVKNADKVQKLSDAYENLNKLLANHSHSNPEAINANSATAINQAIGNLNKSAQNLIDKTDNSPAYQATLLALKSTVGLWNSIAYAVICGGYTDKPNHNTTETFYNQPGQNSNSITCGSNGLGTLPAGKNSHLSIEQFATLNKAYQIIQAALKQGLPALSDTKKTVEVTIKTATNAQNINVNNNNNNAADATIETKNTYINDAQNLLTQAQTIINTLQDNCPQLKGKSSSNGGTNGANTPSWQTSANQNSCSVFGTEFSAISDMISNAQNIVQETQQLNATPLKSIAQPNNFNLNSPNSVALAQSMLKNAQSQAAVLKLANQVGSDFNRISTGVLKNYIEECSANASSESVSNNTWGKGCTGVKQTLTSLESSNASFSSQTPQINQAQTLANTIVQELGHNPFKRVGIISSQTNNGAMNGLGVQVGYKQFFGEKKRWGLRYYGFFDYNHAYIKSSFFNSASDVWTYGVGSDLLFNFINDKNTNFLGKNNQISFGLFGGIALAGTSWLNSQFVNLKTISNVYSAKVNTANFQFLFNLGLRINLARPKKKDSDHSAQHGMELGVKIPTINTNYYSFLDTKLEYRRLYSVYLNYVFAY, encoded by the coding sequence ATGAAAAAAACGAAAAAAACGATTCTGCTTTCTCTAACTCTTGCGTCATCATTGCTCCATGCTGAAGACAACGGCGTTTTTTTAAGCGTGGGTTATCAAATCGGTGAAGCGGTTCAAAAAGTGAAAAACGCCGACAAGGTACAAAAACTTTCAGACGCTTATGAAAACTTGAACAAGCTTTTGGCTAATCACAGCCATTCCAATCCAGAAGCGATTAACGCAAACAGCGCCACAGCGATCAATCAAGCGATTGGTAATTTAAACAAAAGCGCACAAAATTTAATTGATAAAACAGACAATTCCCCTGCCTATCAAGCCACGCTTTTAGCGCTAAAATCCACGGTGGGGTTATGGAATAGCATAGCTTATGCCGTCATATGCGGAGGCTATACGGATAAACCCAATCACAACACCACAGAAACTTTTTACAACCAACCAGGACAAAATTCAAATTCGATCACTTGCGGTAGTAATGGTTTAGGGACTCTTCCAGCGGGCAAAAATTCTCATCTGTCCATTGAACAATTTGCAACGCTCAACAAAGCGTATCAAATTATCCAAGCCGCTTTGAAACAAGGTCTCCCTGCTTTAAGCGATACAAAAAAAACGGTGGAAGTAACCATTAAAACAGCAACCAACGCTCAAAACATTAATGTCAATAATAACAACAATAATGCTGCTGATGCTACAATTGAAACAAAGAATACTTATATTAACGATGCGCAAAATCTTTTAACCCAAGCGCAAACCATCATCAACACCCTCCAAGACAATTGCCCGCAATTGAAAGGGAAGTCTAGTAGCAATGGTGGAACTAATGGTGCAAACACCCCTTCATGGCAAACAAGCGCTAACCAAAATTCGTGCAGCGTTTTTGGCACGGAATTTAGCGCTATTTCAGACATGATCAGTAACGCTCAAAACATCGTTCAAGAAACCCAACAGCTTAATGCTACCCCACTAAAAAGCATCGCACAACCCAATAACTTTAACCTTAACTCCCCTAATAGTGTTGCTTTGGCTCAAAGCATGCTCAAAAACGCTCAATCTCAAGCAGCGGTTTTAAAACTGGCCAATCAAGTGGGGAGCGATTTTAATAGAATTTCTACAGGAGTTCTTAAAAACTATATAGAAGAATGCAGCGCGAATGCTTCAAGTGAGAGCGTTTCTAATAACACTTGGGGGAAAGGTTGCACGGGCGTGAAACAAACTCTAACTTCGCTAGAAAGTAGCAACGCTTCTTTTTCTAGCCAAACGCCACAAATCAATCAAGCGCAAACCCTAGCTAACACTATTGTTCAAGAACTCGGTCATAACCCCTTCAAACGAGTGGGCATCATTAGCTCTCAAACCAATAACGGGGCGATGAATGGCCTTGGGGTGCAGGTGGGTTATAAACAATTTTTTGGAGAAAAGAAAAGATGGGGGTTAAGGTATTATGGTTTCTTTGATTACAACCACGCCTACATCAAATCAAGCTTCTTTAATTCGGCTTCTGATGTGTGGACTTATGGGGTGGGTAGTGATTTATTGTTTAATTTCATCAATGATAAAAACACCAACTTCTTAGGCAAGAATAACCAGATTTCTTTTGGGCTTTTTGGAGGTATCGCCTTAGCAGGGACTTCGTGGCTTAATTCTCAATTCGTGAATTTAAAAACCATCAGCAATGTCTATAGCGCTAAAGTGAATACGGCTAACTTCCAATTCTTATTCAATTTGGGTTTAAGAATCAATCTCGCTAGGCCTAAGAAAAAAGACAGCGATCATTCCGCACAACATGGCATGGAATTGGGCGTGAAAATCCCTACCATTAACACGAATTACTATTCTTTTCTAGACACTAAACTAGAATATAGAAGGCTTTATAGCGTGTATCTCAATTATGTGTTTGCTTATTAA
- the deoD gene encoding purine-nucleoside phosphorylase — translation MTPHINAKIGDFYPQCLLCGDPLRVSYIAKKFLQDAKEITNVRNMLGFSGKYKGKGISLMGHGMGIASCTIYVTELIKTYQVKELLRIGTCGAISPKVGLKDIIMATGASTDSKTNRVRFLNHDLSATPDFELSLRAYQTAKRLGIDLKVGNVFSSDFFYSFETHAFDLMAQYNHLAIEMEAAGLYATAMELNAKALCLCSVSDHLITKEALSPKERIESFDNMIILALEMMS, via the coding sequence ATGACCCCTCACATCAATGCCAAAATCGGCGACTTTTATCCTCAATGCCTTTTGTGCGGCGATCCCTTAAGGGTGAGCTACATTGCGAAAAAATTTTTACAAGACGCCAAAGAGATCACGAATGTGCGTAACATGCTAGGCTTTAGCGGGAAGTATAAGGGTAAGGGGATTTCTTTAATGGGGCATGGCATGGGCATTGCGTCATGCACGATTTATGTTACCGAACTCATTAAAACCTATCAGGTTAAAGAGCTTTTAAGGATTGGCACTTGCGGGGCGATTAGCCCAAAAGTTGGTCTGAAAGACATTATCATGGCAACGGGAGCTTCAACGGATTCTAAAACCAATCGGGTGCGTTTTTTAAACCACGATTTGAGCGCAACGCCTGATTTTGAATTGAGTTTAAGAGCGTATCAAACAGCAAAGCGTTTGGGCATTGATTTGAAAGTGGGCAATGTTTTTTCAAGCGATTTTTTCTATTCTTTTGAAACGCACGCCTTTGATTTAATGGCCCAATACAACCACTTGGCTATTGAAATGGAAGCGGCAGGGTTATACGCCACGGCGATGGAATTGAACGCTAAGGCTTTATGCTTATGCTCAGTTTCAGATCACTTAATCACTAAAGAAGCCTTAAGCCCTAAAGAAAGAATAGAGAGCTTTGATAACATGATAATTCTGGCTTTAGAGATGATGAGTTAG
- a CDS encoding phosphopentomutase → MQKRVVILLLDSFGIGASEDAKDFGDLGANTLGNIAKACFNNLANSNDRNGALKLPYLESLGLGLSALKAANELPLGFELKPNLIGAYTYAQELSSAKDTISGHWEMMGVPVLFEWGYFKDKTHSFPKEILDEIMHKTKIKGYLGNCHASGTEIIKDLGEKHLETLYPIFYTSADSVFQIAAHEERFGLDNLYALCEEVFQILEPLKIARVIARPFIGTNRESFKRTANRKDYAIKPHKKLLFETFIEEKRGEVISIGKIADIYAHVGITQKFKAGSLMELCDVTLERVKNAKNNSLIFTNFVHFDSDYGHRRDISGYANALEYFDLRLKEVLENLRENDLLILCADHGCDPSFKGTDHTREYIPVLFYHKDLQPAFLGKSESFADIGQSIAHFLGLSPLDYGKNLLKFKGQP, encoded by the coding sequence ATGCAAAAAAGAGTGGTAATCTTATTATTGGATTCTTTTGGTATAGGGGCTAGCGAAGACGCTAAAGATTTTGGCGATTTGGGGGCGAACACTTTAGGCAATATCGCTAAGGCTTGTTTTAATAACTTGGCTAATTCTAACGATCGCAATGGGGCTTTGAAACTGCCTTATTTAGAGAGTTTGGGTTTAGGTTTGAGTGCTTTAAAAGCCGCAAATGAATTGCCCTTAGGCTTTGAATTGAAACCCAATTTAATAGGGGCTTACACTTATGCGCAAGAACTTTCTAGCGCTAAGGATACGATTTCTGGACATTGGGAGATGATGGGCGTGCCCGTTCTTTTTGAATGGGGGTATTTTAAAGACAAAACCCATTCGTTTCCTAAAGAGATTTTAGATGAAATCATGCACAAAACTAAGATTAAGGGCTATTTAGGGAATTGCCACGCATCAGGGACAGAAATCATTAAAGATTTAGGCGAAAAGCATTTAGAAACTTTATACCCCATTTTTTACACTTCAGCGGATTCGGTGTTTCAAATCGCTGCGCATGAAGAAAGGTTTGGGCTGGATAATTTATACGCCCTTTGTGAAGAAGTGTTTCAAATTCTAGAGCCCTTAAAGATTGCCAGAGTGATCGCACGCCCCTTTATTGGCACCAATAGAGAGAGTTTCAAACGCACCGCCAATCGCAAAGACTATGCGATAAAGCCCCATAAAAAATTGCTTTTTGAAACATTCATTGAAGAAAAGCGAGGCGAAGTCATTAGCATTGGAAAAATCGCTGATATTTACGCTCATGTGGGGATCACTCAAAAGTTCAAAGCCGGTAGTTTGATGGAATTATGCGATGTGACTTTAGAGCGAGTCAAAAACGCTAAAAACAACAGCTTGATTTTCACGAATTTTGTGCATTTTGATAGCGATTATGGGCATAGGCGCGATATTAGCGGGTATGCTAACGCTTTAGAGTATTTTGATTTGCGCTTAAAAGAGGTTTTAGAAAATTTAAGGGAAAACGATTTGCTCATTCTTTGCGCCGATCATGGGTGTGATCCCAGCTTTAAAGGCACCGATCACACACGAGAATACATTCCTGTTTTGTTCTATCACAAGGATTTACAACCAGCCTTTTTAGGCAAGAGCGAGTCGTTTGCGGATATTGGGCAGAGTATCGCTCACTTTTTGGGATTAAGCCCCCTAGATTATGGCAAAAACTTACTAAAATTTAAAGGACAACCATGA
- a CDS encoding NupC/NupG family nucleoside CNT transporter, whose translation MIFSSLFSVVGMAVLFLIAWVFSSNKRAINYRTIVSAFVIQVALGALALYVPLGREMLQGLASGIQSVISYGYEGVRFLFGNLAPNAKGDQGIGGFIFAINVLAIIIFFASLISLLYYLKIMPLVINLIGGALQKCLGTSKAESMSAAANIFVAHTEAPLVIKPYLKSMSDSEIFAVMCVGMASVAGPVLAGYASMGIPLPYLIAASFMSAPGGLLFAKIIYPQNEAISSHADASAEKHVNAIEAIANGASTGLNLALHVGAMLLAFVGMLALINGLLGVVGGFLGMEHLSLGLILGTLLKPLAFMLGIPWSQAGIAGEIIGIKIALNEFVGYMQFLPYLGDNPPLILSEKTKAIITFALCGFANLSSVAMLIGGLGSLVPKKKDLIIRLALKAVLVGTLSNFMSATIAGLFIGLNAH comes from the coding sequence ATGATTTTTAGCTCTCTTTTTAGTGTTGTAGGGATGGCGGTGCTTTTTCTTATTGCTTGGGTGTTTTCTAGCAATAAAAGGGCTATAAATTATCGCACGATTGTCAGCGCCTTTGTGATTCAAGTGGCTTTAGGGGCGTTGGCTTTATATGTGCCTTTGGGTAGAGAAATGTTGCAAGGCTTAGCTAGTGGCATACAAAGCGTGATTTCTTACGGCTATGAGGGGGTGCGTTTCTTGTTTGGCAATCTCGCTCCAAACGCTAAGGGCGATCAAGGGATAGGAGGCTTTATCTTTGCGATCAACGTTTTAGCGATCATTATCTTTTTTGCTAGCTTGATTTCACTTCTATATTATTTAAAAATCATGCCTTTAGTGATCAATCTCATCGGCGGGGCGTTGCAAAAATGCTTAGGCACTTCTAAAGCAGAAAGCATGAGCGCAGCGGCTAATATTTTTGTAGCGCACACCGAAGCGCCCTTAGTCATTAAACCTTATTTGAAAAGCATGAGCGATTCAGAGATTTTTGCGGTCATGTGCGTGGGCATGGCTAGCGTTGCGGGGCCTGTGTTAGCCGGGTATGCGAGCATGGGCATTCCTTTGCCTTATTTAATCGCCGCTTCGTTTATGTCCGCTCCTGGGGGTTTGTTGTTCGCTAAAATCATTTACCCGCAAAACGAAGCCATTTCTAGCCATGCAGATGCTTCTGCAGAAAAGCATGTCAACGCCATAGAAGCTATCGCTAATGGGGCAAGCACAGGGCTAAATTTAGCCTTGCATGTGGGAGCGATGCTTTTAGCCTTTGTGGGAATGCTCGCGCTCATTAACGGGCTTTTAGGGGTTGTAGGGGGGTTTTTGGGCATGGAACATTTGTCTTTAGGGTTGATTTTAGGCACGCTCTTAAAACCCTTAGCCTTTATGTTAGGCATTCCGTGGAGTCAGGCTGGGATTGCTGGAGAAATCATAGGCATTAAAATCGCGCTCAATGAATTTGTGGGCTATATGCAATTTTTGCCTTATTTGGGCGATAACCCTCCTTTAATCTTGAGCGAGAAAACTAAAGCGATCATCACTTTTGCGTTGTGCGGGTTCGCTAACTTAAGCTCAGTCGCTATGCTCATTGGAGGGCTTGGCAGTTTAGTGCCTAAAAAGAAGGATCTCATTATAAGGCTTGCTTTAAAAGCGGTGCTTGTAGGCACGCTTTCTAATTTCATGAGCGCGACTATCGCCGGGTTATTCATAGGACTAAACGCTCATTAA